The sequence below is a genomic window from Shinella sp. PSBB067.
GCGAGATCGCGGACATCGCCTGTCAGATAGGTCACGCCGTCCAGCCTTTCGCGCGGCGGCCGGATGTCGACCGAGACGACACGGTGTCCCTCGCCCGCCAGCCGGCGCACAAGATGCGTTCCGATGAAGCCGGAACCGCCGAAAACGACGTCGTTCCTGGGCGTTTCACCAACCATCGAGATTGCCTCCTGAGACAGAACGGGCGCGGGAAATTCAAGGCGCACGACGATTTTAATAGGTGCAACTTCTGCATAATTGCTTAAACAGCCGGCTGAAGGGCCGCCCGGAGCCGGTCTTGGTGAGCAGAGCGTAAATGGCTTGCCGTGCTTCGGAGTTCGAATGGCGAAGATTTGTGCGATGTGCAACGCGAAGTCGCGATCCGGTCCCGGTTTCTTAATGAAATTCCGCTTTGCTATGGCCGATTGAAATTCCGGCAGATCGGTGTATCGGGAAAATTGGCAATGCACGGCACGTCCGCTCGAAATATCCCTCCCCTGCCCGCGGCGCCTGCTGCGGAAAAGGCCGGGGAAAGGCCCGCAGAGGCCGGCCGTCCCGTCACGTTCGCCGGAACCGTCGGCCTCTATATGCCTGCCGATGCGCGCGTACAGGCGAGCGATACGGCCGTGCTGTTCGTCGGTTCCTGGGGGTTCGAGGAATTGTGCGCCCGCAAGTTCTGGCGGCTGCTGGCCGAGGACCTGGGACGCCAGGGTATCGCCAGCCTGCGCTTCGACTTTCCGGGGACGGGCGACGCACTCGACCCGGAGGACTGCTCCGCCGGTCTCGACATCTGGCTGCAAAGCATCGCCTCTGCGGCGGCGGCGCTTCGCGATCTTTCGGGAGGCAGGCGCCTGCTGCTCATGGGGCACGGCATCGGGGCTGCGCTGGCATGGCGCGCGGCCGAGATGATCGATGACGTCGCGGGCATCGCCATGGCCGCGCCGGCGACCTCCGGCCGCCGCTGGGTGCGCGAATTCATGGCCCTCAGCCGCATTGCCGATCACGGCGCGATCAAGCATGCGACGCCGCCCGGCGGGCCAGCCATGGGCGAGCAGACCATTCCGGACGCCATTCTCGCCGGTATCCGCGCCCTCGACATTTCCCGGAGGGAGAAGGCGGCGGCCCCCGAGGTCCTCGTCCTGTCCCCGGAAGGGCGCGCCGATGCCGCCTTCCTCGACCACTTGGGTTCGCTCGGAGTGCAGGTGCGGACCGCGCCGTTCGAGGGCTACGACCTCTTCGTCCGCGACGTGCTGCTGTCCATTCCGCCGCGCGCGGCGATCGGCCGCCTGGTGGACTGGGCATGCGGCCTGAAGGGGACGCAGACGCCCGCCGCGCCGGCGTTGCCGGAAAGCCGGCCGCTTGCCGGCGACGGCTTCACGGAGACGCCCGTCCGCTTCGGCGAGGGCGAGCGCCTCTATGGCGTGCTGTGCGAGCCGCAAGGCCCGCGCCGGGGCGCGACGGTGATGATGCTGTCGACCGGTTACGACCGCATGTCGGGATGGGGCCGGATCACCACCCGCATCTGCCGGGACCTCGCGCGCGCGGGCATTCCGGCCTTCCGTTTCGACTTCGCCAATGTCGCGGACAGCCCGCCCTGCCCGCAGGCGCCCGCGCAGGTCATGTACAGCGAAAGCCTCGTCAGCGATGTCGGCGAGGCGCTGGCCTTCCTGGAGGCGCGCGGGCTCTCGCCGGTCGTCCTGACCGGCCGCTGCAGCGGCGGCTACACCGCCTTCAGAAGCGCGATCCGCTACGGGGCGGTCAAGGCCGTCGTTCCCGTCAACCCGTTCGACTTCGCCTTGGCACCGGATAAGGACGTCGATGCCCTCATCAACGCGTCGCTCCAGCCGCTCGCCAGCTATGGCGAGAAAATGCGCAGCGGCGGATTCTGGAAACGGGTCCTGCGAGGGGAAGTCGATGTGGTGCGGGGCGTGCGCAACCTGTCGCGGATGATCCTTGCCAAAGGCACCGCGACCGCATTGCCGCTTCTTGTGCGCTTCCCGTTCCTGTCACGCAACGTGACCGCGGCGGCACGCGATTTCAAGGCCGTCGCCGCGAACGGGACGCGGGTATCGCTGATCTATAGCGAGGGCGACATCGGCGTGCCCAATCTCGAGGCGCGCTTTGGCAAGCGGGGATATCTGCTCGCACGCTACGACAATACGAGCCTTGCCTTCCTCGCCGACGCCGACCACAACCTGACGACCGCGCCGGCCCGGCAATATTGGCAGGCCGAGCTCGAGAAGACCGCGCGGCAGTTTCATCCCTGACCGAACCGCGGCATCATCCTGCCGCCGGTATTATTCCGCCGCTATCCGTTCTGGAGCCGTGTCTGCCGCGTCGCGATCGGCAAGCGGCAGGCCGAGGACGTGCGCCAGCTTGCGCGCGGCGTTTTCCCAGGTGAACGTGGCGGCCTGGCGCCGCCCGGCGTCCCGCATCCGGGCCGAGAGTTCGGCATTGTCGGCAAGCGCGCGGATCTGCTCGACCCAGCGGCCGGCGTCGTGCGGATCGGCGGTCAGCGCAGCCTCGCCGCAGACTTCCGGCAGGGCGCCGCAGGGGGCGACGACGGCCGGACAGCCGAGGATCATCGCTTCGAGCGGCGGCAGGCCGAAGCCTTCGGTGGTCGAGGGGCATGCGAAGGCGCAGGCATGGATCATCAGCGCGGCAAGCTGCGCGTCGTCGACATGGCCGATGAAGCGCACGTTTTCCGGCACAAACGCGCCGAGGCGCTGGAAGTCCTCGCGCGAGGCGGCGCCGAACAGCACGAGCGTCATGTCGCCGAGACGCGGATCCGCAAAGGCCTCCAGCAATACCGGGATGTTCTTGTGTGCCTGGGTGTTGGCCAGCGCCAGGACATAGCGGCCCTTTTCCAGGCCGTTTGCGGCGATGACGCTGTCAGCGGGGCGGTACGCCAGGACATGGTCGCAGCCGTTGTGGATGACCGTGATCCTGTCGGCCGGCGCGACGCCGTAGCGCACGAGCTGCTGCTTGGAATATTCCGAGACCGTCAGTATCTGCCGGTTCGTTCGCCCGACGAGGGGCTGGAGGAACTTGTACCAGAGGCGAAAGCCCCGCGAATAGGATTGCGGCGTCAGGTGCACCTGCGCGTCGTGGATCATCGTCACGGCGCGCGGGTGAAGAACCGGCCCGAGATTGCACAGGCTGACCAGCGTGCCCTTGCGCGCCAGCCAGGGAAGGCTGATCTGCTCCCAGGGAATGTCCTTGGCGATGCCGCTCAGAAAGCTCGTCCTGACGATCCGCGTCCTTGAGAGGGCAAGGTTCCTTTTCGCCGTCGCAGGGGCGAGCACGAGCGTCTCGGGCGCGCCGTCCAGAGGCGCCAGAAGGCGGTCCAGCGCCTGGATGAGCTCCTGGGCGACGCGGTGGACGCCTGTCGGGGCCGCCGCCAGAAATTTGCCGTTGAACACGATCGGCGTCATGCCGGTTTGCGCTTTCATGCCGTAAGCCTCATGTTTTCCGCCGTCATGGCGAATCCAGGAAGGTTGCCGAGGAACCTGCGAAGCTCCCTTTCGAAGCGCCGCGGTTCGAACTTGAGGGCGTGGGCGCGGATTTCCGCCGGGGAGAACCGGCCGGCCTCCTTCTCGAAACGGGCGAGCGCGGCCATCAGGGCCTCGACGCTCTGCTCGTGGAAGAAGAGGCCGGTCTTGCCGTCCACCACCGTCTCCAGCGCCCCGCCCCGGCCGAAGGCGATCACCGGGCGGCCGCTCGCCATCACTTCGAGCGGCACGATGCCGAAATCTTCCACGCCCGGATAAAGGAGCGCCTTGCAGGCGGAGAAATGGGCCTCCATTTCCGCATCCGATACCGATCCGAGGAACTGCACCGTCGGGCCGGCCGATTGCCTGAGCTTGGCGGAGGCGCCGTCGCCGAGCACGACGAGCGGAAGGTTCATCTGCGTGCAGGCGGCGACCGCCAGCTCGATCTTCTTGTAGGGTGTGATCTGGCCGGCGCACAGATAGTAGTCCTTCGGGCCGTCGGAGATCCTGAAGCGGCTGACCTCGACGGGCGGATGGATGACGGCCGCGTCGCGCCGGTAGAACTTCTCGATGCGCTTTGCGACATAGCCGGAATTGGCGATGAAATGGTCGACGCGGTGGGAGGTCGTGACGTCCCATTGCCGCAGCTTCGGCGCGGCAAGCGCCAGCACGGTGCGCGCGAGGAAGCCGGATTCGGCCATGTACTGGGGATAGAGGTCCCATATGTAGCGCATGGGCGAATGGCAGTAGCAGACATGCACGGCATCCGGCCGCGTGATGACGCCCTTGGCCGGGCCCGCCTCGCTGGAAATGACGAGATCGTACTCGGTCAGGTCGAGGGATTCCAGGGCGTATGGCATGAGAGGCAGCATCTTCTGGTAATG
It includes:
- a CDS encoding alpha/beta fold hydrolase, translated to MHGTSARNIPPLPAAPAAEKAGERPAEAGRPVTFAGTVGLYMPADARVQASDTAVLFVGSWGFEELCARKFWRLLAEDLGRQGIASLRFDFPGTGDALDPEDCSAGLDIWLQSIASAAAALRDLSGGRRLLLMGHGIGAALAWRAAEMIDDVAGIAMAAPATSGRRWVREFMALSRIADHGAIKHATPPGGPAMGEQTIPDAILAGIRALDISRREKAAAPEVLVLSPEGRADAAFLDHLGSLGVQVRTAPFEGYDLFVRDVLLSIPPRAAIGRLVDWACGLKGTQTPAAPALPESRPLAGDGFTETPVRFGEGERLYGVLCEPQGPRRGATVMMLSTGYDRMSGWGRITTRICRDLARAGIPAFRFDFANVADSPPCPQAPAQVMYSESLVSDVGEALAFLEARGLSPVVLTGRCSGGYTAFRSAIRYGAVKAVVPVNPFDFALAPDKDVDALINASLQPLASYGEKMRSGGFWKRVLRGEVDVVRGVRNLSRMILAKGTATALPLLVRFPFLSRNVTAAARDFKAVAANGTRVSLIYSEGDIGVPNLEARFGKRGYLLARYDNTSLAFLADADHNLTTAPARQYWQAELEKTARQFHP
- a CDS encoding glycosyltransferase family 1 protein — translated: MKAQTGMTPIVFNGKFLAAAPTGVHRVAQELIQALDRLLAPLDGAPETLVLAPATAKRNLALSRTRIVRTSFLSGIAKDIPWEQISLPWLARKGTLVSLCNLGPVLHPRAVTMIHDAQVHLTPQSYSRGFRLWYKFLQPLVGRTNRQILTVSEYSKQQLVRYGVAPADRITVIHNGCDHVLAYRPADSVIAANGLEKGRYVLALANTQAHKNIPVLLEAFADPRLGDMTLVLFGAASREDFQRLGAFVPENVRFIGHVDDAQLAALMIHACAFACPSTTEGFGLPPLEAMILGCPAVVAPCGALPEVCGEAALTADPHDAGRWVEQIRALADNAELSARMRDAGRRQAATFTWENAARKLAHVLGLPLADRDAADTAPERIAAE
- a CDS encoding glycosyltransferase, with product MKVALVHYWLVGMRGGEKVLETFCDIFPEADIFTLVADPEKLSPKIRRHKLTTSFLQKIGGRKHYQKMLPLMPYALESLDLTEYDLVISSEAGPAKGVITRPDAVHVCYCHSPMRYIWDLYPQYMAESGFLARTVLALAAPKLRQWDVTTSHRVDHFIANSGYVAKRIEKFYRRDAAVIHPPVEVSRFRISDGPKDYYLCAGQITPYKKIELAVAACTQMNLPLVVLGDGASAKLRQSAGPTVQFLGSVSDAEMEAHFSACKALLYPGVEDFGIVPLEVMASGRPVIAFGRGGALETVVDGKTGLFFHEQSVEALMAALARFEKEAGRFSPAEIRAHALKFEPRRFERELRRFLGNLPGFAMTAENMRLTA